One genomic segment of Hymenobacter psoromatis includes these proteins:
- a CDS encoding YceD family protein, with product MKKDSQFDLPIARLSLKTHHFAFELGRAFFEEFDPKGEFIADGNLHADVTLIKTERVITIKSHIVGTVRLTCDRSLDEYDHPLDVENQLLVRYGDEPKELNDDVLQVTPETLTLDLAQHLYDYIGLALPMKKLHPRFQNEADDDPDATTKLIFSTRPPGEGPDDDEPADPRWAALKNLN from the coding sequence GTGAAAAAGGACTCGCAATTTGATTTGCCCATCGCCCGGCTCTCCCTTAAAACGCACCATTTCGCGTTTGAGTTGGGCCGCGCCTTTTTTGAGGAGTTCGACCCGAAAGGCGAGTTTATTGCCGATGGTAACCTGCACGCCGACGTAACACTCATCAAAACGGAGCGCGTTATTACCATCAAATCTCATATCGTGGGCACCGTGCGCCTCACCTGCGACCGCAGCCTGGACGAGTACGACCATCCGCTGGACGTGGAAAACCAGCTGCTGGTGCGCTACGGCGACGAGCCCAAGGAGTTGAACGACGACGTGCTGCAAGTCACGCCCGAAACCCTGACGCTCGACCTCGCGCAGCACCTCTACGACTACATCGGGCTGGCCCTACCTATGAAAAAACTTCACCCGCGCTTCCAAAACGAGGCCGACGACGACCCCGACGCTACTACCAAGCTCATCTTCTCGACCCGCCCACCGGGCGAAGGCCCAGACGACGATGAGCCCGCTGACCCTCGCTGGGCCGCCCTCAAAAACCTGAATTAG
- the rpmF gene encoding 50S ribosomal protein L32: MAHPKRRTSTATRDKRRSHYKLTPKAVTICPNTGELHLRHKAYVVDGDLYHNGQLAIKNYTSVAAPAAAGDTGADEE; this comes from the coding sequence ATGGCACATCCTAAGCGCCGGACCTCCACCGCCACCCGCGACAAACGCCGCAGCCACTACAAGCTGACTCCTAAGGCCGTTACCATTTGCCCTAACACGGGCGAGCTGCACCTGCGCCACAAAGCCTACGTGGTCGATGGCGACTTGTACCACAATGGCCAGCTGGCCATCAAGAATTATACCTCCGTAGCGGCCCCCGCCGCCGCCGGCGACACGGGCGCGGACGAAGAATAG
- the plsX gene encoding phosphate acyltransferase PlsX produces the protein MKIALDAMGGDFAPQAAVAGAVLAAQRLAGKAQVVLIGTEAEVRPLLQSYGPAAAALELVASTQVIEMGEHPAKAFQQKQDSSIAVGYRLLHSGEVDAFCSAGNTGAMLVGAMFTVKVVPGVLRPAIANFVPKLAGGYGILVDAGANADCKPEMLEQFGELGSLYAQYVLGIARPKVGLMSLGEEEGKGDVVTQAAHQLFKVNPHVHFIGNIEGRDLFNDKADVIVCDGYVGNVMLKMAESMYEIMVSRNLNDDFFEKVNYETIGGSPILGINDNALIGHGVSTPLAICNMIIQGYQMAHSGIVDQIKDSFKS, from the coding sequence ATGAAAATTGCCCTCGACGCTATGGGCGGCGACTTTGCCCCCCAGGCTGCCGTGGCCGGTGCCGTGCTGGCTGCCCAGCGCCTGGCCGGCAAAGCTCAGGTAGTACTCATCGGCACCGAAGCCGAAGTACGGCCGCTGCTTCAGTCCTATGGCCCCGCCGCCGCCGCGCTGGAACTGGTAGCTTCCACGCAGGTTATCGAAATGGGTGAGCACCCCGCCAAGGCTTTTCAGCAAAAGCAGGATAGCAGCATTGCCGTGGGCTACCGCCTGCTGCACAGCGGCGAAGTAGATGCCTTTTGCTCGGCCGGCAACACGGGCGCTATGCTCGTGGGGGCCATGTTTACGGTGAAGGTCGTGCCCGGCGTGCTGCGCCCGGCCATCGCCAACTTCGTACCCAAGCTGGCCGGGGGCTACGGCATCCTGGTTGATGCTGGCGCCAATGCCGATTGCAAGCCCGAAATGTTGGAACAATTCGGCGAGCTAGGCTCGCTCTACGCGCAGTATGTGCTGGGCATTGCCCGGCCCAAAGTGGGGCTGATGAGCCTGGGTGAGGAAGAAGGCAAGGGTGACGTGGTGACGCAGGCGGCGCATCAGCTCTTCAAAGTGAACCCGCACGTGCACTTTATCGGTAATATTGAGGGTAGGGACTTGTTTAATGACAAGGCCGATGTCATTGTCTGCGATGGGTACGTAGGCAACGTAATGCTGAAAATGGCCGAGTCGATGTACGAAATCATGGTTAGCCGCAATCTGAACGATGATTTTTTTGAGAAAGTAAATTACGAAACTATTGGTGGCTCACCCATCCTGGGCATCAACGATAATGCGCTTATTGGCCACGGCGTTAGTACGCCGCTGGCCATCTGCAACATGATAATTCAAGGCTACCAGATGGCCCATTCGGGCATCGTGGACCAAATCAAAGACTCTTTCAAATCCTAA
- a CDS encoding beta-ketoacyl-ACP synthase III produces the protein MKITAAITGVGGYVPDYVLTNQELEKLVDTTDEWITSRTGIKERRILKGKDQGSSVMGIQAVRQLLEKTNTRPEEVDLLICATVTPDMLFPATANIISAGVGIQNAFSYDLNAACSSFLYALTTAAQFVQSGIYKKVVVVGADKMSAIVDYTDRSNCILFGDGAGAVMLEPSTDGYGILDQVLCSNGNGEQFLNQKAGGSRRPPTAETVANGEHFIYQEGATVFKFAVKNMADVAAQVMTRQGLSHDDVAWLVPHQANKRIIDATANRMGVGPEKVMLNIQRYGNTTSATIPLCLWDYEKQLHKGDNLILAAFGGGFTWGAMHVKWAYNS, from the coding sequence ATGAAGATTACCGCCGCCATTACCGGAGTCGGAGGCTACGTGCCCGATTACGTGCTCACCAACCAGGAGCTGGAAAAGCTGGTCGATACCACCGACGAATGGATTACCTCGCGCACCGGCATCAAGGAGCGCCGCATTCTGAAGGGCAAGGACCAGGGCAGCTCGGTAATGGGCATTCAGGCGGTGCGCCAGCTACTCGAAAAAACCAATACCCGGCCCGAGGAGGTGGACCTGCTCATCTGCGCCACCGTGACGCCCGACATGCTGTTTCCGGCCACGGCCAACATCATTTCGGCGGGGGTAGGCATTCAGAATGCCTTCAGCTACGACCTGAACGCGGCCTGTTCCAGCTTTCTGTACGCGCTGACTACCGCCGCGCAGTTCGTGCAAAGCGGCATATATAAGAAAGTGGTGGTGGTAGGGGCCGATAAGATGTCGGCCATCGTGGACTACACCGACCGCTCCAACTGCATCCTGTTTGGCGACGGGGCCGGGGCAGTCATGCTGGAGCCCAGCACCGATGGCTACGGTATCCTGGACCAGGTGCTGTGCTCGAACGGCAACGGGGAGCAGTTTCTGAATCAGAAAGCCGGCGGCAGCCGCCGCCCGCCCACGGCCGAAACCGTGGCCAACGGCGAGCACTTCATTTACCAGGAAGGCGCCACGGTCTTCAAGTTCGCCGTTAAAAACATGGCCGACGTGGCCGCGCAGGTGATGACCCGCCAGGGCCTGAGCCACGACGACGTGGCCTGGCTGGTGCCCCACCAGGCCAATAAGCGCATCATCGATGCTACGGCTAACCGCATGGGGGTAGGCCCCGAAAAGGTCATGCTCAACATTCAGCGCTACGGCAACACTACCAGCGCTACCATCCCGCTTTGCCTCTGGGACTACGAAAAGCAACTGCATAAAGGCGACAATCTCATTCTCGCGGCTTTCGGCGGTGGCTTCACCTGGGGTGCCATGCATGTCAAATGGGCGTACAATTCCTGA
- the efp gene encoding elongation factor P, with translation MATTADFRNGLVLLYNNDLHVITEFQHVKPGKGPAFVRTKMRNIKTGKVLDNTFNAGVKVETARVEQRPHQYLFKDDYGFTFMDNDTFEQIVLPEAMVPFADLMKEGQAVTILMHAETEQPLTAELPTTVDLVVTYTEPGLRGDTATNTLKPATVETGARIQVPLFIDTDTKIRIKTSDYSYVERVK, from the coding sequence ATGGCTACTACCGCCGATTTTCGCAACGGGCTCGTGTTGCTGTACAACAACGACCTGCACGTCATTACGGAGTTTCAGCACGTAAAGCCTGGCAAGGGACCAGCTTTCGTGCGCACCAAGATGCGCAATATCAAGACGGGCAAGGTCCTAGACAACACCTTCAACGCTGGGGTGAAGGTCGAAACCGCCCGCGTGGAGCAGCGCCCGCACCAGTACCTGTTTAAGGACGACTACGGCTTCACATTCATGGACAATGACACCTTTGAGCAGATTGTGCTGCCCGAGGCCATGGTGCCCTTCGCCGACCTCATGAAGGAGGGCCAGGCCGTCACCATTCTCATGCACGCCGAAACCGAGCAGCCCCTCACCGCCGAGCTGCCCACCACCGTAGACCTGGTAGTAACCTACACCGAGCCCGGCCTGCGCGGCGATACCGCCACTAACACCCTCAAGCCCGCCACCGTCGAAACCGGGGCCCGCATCCAGGTGCCGCTTTTCATTGATACTGACACTAAAATTCGCATTAAAACCAGCGACTACTCCTACGTAGAGCGCGTGAAGTAA
- the accB gene encoding acetyl-CoA carboxylase biotin carboxyl carrier protein, with the protein MKAKELQELLDFIAKSGLNKVNIETEEFKISVQREPGTKQIVSMSAAPAAPQPAPAAAPPTIAPAAPTPSAAAEPAGAASYTPLKSPMIGTFYRSSGPDTPVFVQVGDMVEKGQVICIIEAMKLFNEIEAEQAGRIVKVLVENATPVEYDQPLFLIE; encoded by the coding sequence ATGAAAGCCAAAGAACTCCAGGAGCTGCTCGACTTCATTGCTAAGTCGGGCCTCAATAAGGTCAATATTGAAACTGAAGAGTTCAAAATCTCGGTGCAGCGCGAACCCGGCACCAAGCAGATTGTGAGCATGAGTGCGGCCCCGGCGGCTCCGCAGCCGGCCCCGGCGGCGGCCCCGCCCACTATCGCGCCCGCCGCCCCTACCCCCTCCGCCGCGGCCGAGCCTGCCGGCGCGGCTAGCTACACGCCCCTCAAATCGCCGATGATTGGTACCTTCTACCGCAGCAGCGGCCCCGACACGCCGGTGTTCGTACAGGTGGGCGACATGGTGGAGAAAGGCCAGGTTATCTGCATCATCGAGGCCATGAAGCTCTTCAATGAGATTGAGGCCGAGCAGGCTGGCCGCATCGTGAAGGTGCTCGTCGAAAACGCTACCCCCGTGGAGTACGACCAGCCGCTGTTCCTGATTGAGTAG
- the accC gene encoding acetyl-CoA carboxylase biotin carboxylase subunit, which produces MFNKILIANRGEIALRVIRTCREMGIKTVAVYSTADKESLHVRFADEAVCIGPPASSQSYLNIPTLIAAAEITNADAIHPGYGFLSENAEFSRICQENGIKFIGASPEMINQMGDKATAKATMIKAGVPVVPGSVGLLESVEQGKKIAHEIKYPVILKATAGGGGRGMRIINADEEFQKAWDDARIESKAAFGNDGMYLEKFVVEPRHIEIQIIGDQFGHVCHLSERDCSIQRRHQKLVEEAPSPFMTDDLRERMGAAAIAGASAIGYEGVGTIEFLVDANRDFYFMEMNTRIQVEHPVTEEIINYDLIKEQIKVAAGIPISGKNYFPKMHAMECRINAEDPRQGFRPSPGRITTLHIPGGHGVRVDTHVYAGYQIPPNYDSMIAKLITVAQTREECIVKMKRALSEFVVEGVKTTIPFHLALMDSEDFQAGNFTTKFLESFDFSVV; this is translated from the coding sequence ATGTTCAATAAAATCCTGATTGCCAACCGGGGCGAAATTGCCCTGCGCGTTATTCGTACCTGCCGCGAGATGGGCATCAAAACGGTGGCCGTGTACTCAACCGCTGACAAGGAAAGCCTGCACGTGCGCTTTGCCGACGAGGCCGTGTGCATCGGGCCGCCCGCCAGCAGCCAGAGCTACCTCAATATTCCGACCCTTATTGCGGCGGCCGAGATTACCAACGCCGACGCCATCCATCCCGGCTACGGCTTTCTGAGCGAAAATGCCGAATTTTCGCGCATCTGCCAGGAAAACGGCATCAAGTTTATCGGCGCCTCGCCCGAGATGATAAACCAAATGGGCGACAAGGCCACCGCCAAAGCCACCATGATTAAGGCCGGCGTGCCCGTGGTACCCGGCTCGGTGGGTTTGCTTGAGTCGGTGGAGCAGGGTAAGAAAATCGCCCACGAAATTAAATACCCCGTCATTCTGAAGGCCACGGCCGGCGGCGGCGGGCGCGGCATGCGCATCATCAACGCCGACGAGGAGTTTCAGAAAGCCTGGGACGATGCGCGCATCGAATCCAAGGCCGCCTTCGGCAACGATGGCATGTACCTGGAGAAATTCGTGGTGGAGCCGCGCCACATCGAAATCCAGATTATCGGCGACCAATTTGGGCACGTCTGTCACCTTTCGGAGCGCGACTGCTCCATCCAGCGCCGCCACCAGAAGCTGGTGGAGGAAGCGCCCTCGCCCTTCATGACCGACGACCTGCGCGAGCGCATGGGTGCGGCGGCCATCGCCGGGGCCTCCGCCATCGGCTACGAGGGGGTAGGGACCATCGAATTTCTGGTCGATGCCAACCGCGATTTCTACTTTATGGAGATGAACACCCGCATCCAGGTCGAGCACCCGGTAACCGAGGAAATCATCAACTATGACCTTATTAAAGAGCAGATTAAGGTAGCGGCGGGCATCCCGATTTCGGGTAAAAACTATTTCCCAAAAATGCACGCGATGGAATGCCGCATCAACGCCGAAGACCCGCGCCAGGGTTTCCGTCCCTCGCCCGGCCGCATCACTACCCTGCACATTCCCGGCGGCCACGGCGTGCGCGTGGACACCCACGTGTATGCCGGCTACCAGATTCCGCCCAACTACGACTCGATGATTGCCAAGCTCATCACCGTGGCCCAAACCCGCGAGGAGTGCATCGTGAAGATGAAGCGCGCGCTGAGCGAGTTCGTGGTAGAAGGTGTGAAAACCACTATCCCATTTCACCTGGCTTTGATGGACAGTGAGGATTTTCAAGCGGGTAATTTTACCACGAAGTTTTTGGAGTCGTTTGATTTTTCGGTAGTGTAA
- a CDS encoding T4 RnlA family RNA ligase, with protein MPFASLWAGLQAARAAGLVTMRYDADTGRSLWCYTTRCVYEGSWDDITMLARGLVLHETHQLVVATPFPKFFNLGERGQIIPALPFEVFEKLDGSLIIIHYWQGQWRAVTKGAFDSAQAQWAEKRLAGQNLAALVPGTTYLAEAVYPENRIVIAYTEPALVLLAAYHADGQGLETPNLQHVAKQLGWPLAERHPYTSFAEMLAEVDTLPASREGFVVRFANDLRLKVKGAEYRRIHALISHCTPLALWASWSAGDDLTELRRELPEEFWADFDTIIALLRQRLANLIDRITEVATSVVQLTDKDLGLELTAYPADVRPFLFAWRKSGGQLAGKQREALFRAIRPAGNELVGYVPSYAIQRATEDL; from the coding sequence ATGCCTTTTGCCAGCCTGTGGGCTGGCTTGCAGGCGGCGCGGGCGGCAGGACTAGTGACTATGCGCTATGATGCCGATACGGGCCGTTCGCTGTGGTGCTATACCACCCGCTGCGTGTACGAAGGAAGCTGGGACGATATCACAATGCTGGCGCGGGGCTTGGTGCTGCACGAAACTCACCAACTGGTAGTAGCTACGCCATTTCCAAAGTTTTTTAACTTAGGTGAGCGGGGACAGATAATCCCGGCTCTACCATTTGAAGTCTTTGAAAAGCTCGACGGCTCGCTCATTATTATTCACTATTGGCAGGGCCAGTGGCGAGCGGTTACCAAAGGCGCGTTTGACAGTGCGCAGGCCCAGTGGGCGGAAAAGCGCTTGGCCGGGCAAAATCTGGCGGCGCTAGTGCCGGGCACCACTTATCTAGCTGAGGCGGTGTACCCCGAAAATCGCATCGTCATTGCCTACACTGAGCCGGCGCTGGTGCTGCTGGCTGCCTACCACGCCGATGGGCAAGGACTCGAAACGCCTAATCTACAGCATGTAGCCAAGCAGTTGGGCTGGCCCCTAGCCGAGCGGCACCCCTATACTTCATTTGCAGAGATGCTAGCCGAGGTGGATACGCTGCCAGCTAGCCGCGAGGGTTTTGTGGTGCGCTTTGCCAATGACTTGCGGTTGAAAGTGAAAGGGGCCGAGTACCGACGTATTCACGCCCTTATTTCGCACTGTACCCCACTGGCGCTCTGGGCAAGCTGGTCGGCGGGCGACGACCTGACCGAATTGCGGCGTGAACTACCCGAAGAATTTTGGGCTGACTTCGATACTATTATCGCCCTACTACGCCAGCGGCTGGCTAATTTAATAGACCGTATTACTGAAGTGGCGACCAGCGTAGTGCAGCTGACTGACAAGGATTTAGGTTTAGAACTGACCGCGTACCCCGCCGATGTGCGACCGTTTTTATTTGCTTGGCGTAAATCGGGGGGACAATTGGCGGGCAAGCAGCGGGAGGCGCTGTTCCGCGCCATTCGGCCTGCGGGTAACGAGCTGGTGGGCTACGTGCCCTCCTACGCAATACAGCGGGCCACAGAAGACCTATAA
- the ffh gene encoding signal recognition particle protein: MFDNLSTKLDKAIKTLKGQGSISEINVAATVKEIRRALVDADVNYKVAKEVTDKIKDEAMGRDVLTAISPGQLMVKIVYDELTQLMGGEKQDIVIKGDPAVVLLSGLQGSGKTTFAGKLASFIKKQNRTVLLVACDVYRPAAIDQLKVLGEQIGVEVYSEPENKNPVEISQNAIAYAKQNNKKVVIVDTAGRLAVDEQMMREIEAVKRAINPSETLFVVDSMTGQDAVNTAKTFNDRLNFDGVVLTKLDGDSRGGAALSIRAVVEKPIKFISTGEKMEALDLFYPDRMAQRILGMGDVISLVERAQQQFDEDEAKRINAKIRKNQFDFNDFLGQLEQIKKMGNLKDLVGMIPGASKMMKDVEIDDDAFKPVESIIKSMTKQERAQPDLINGSRRRRLAAGSGTDIQQVNALMKQFEDMRKMMRQMNKLSQTKGGMAQMAKMMGGMKGGAMPGAGRR; this comes from the coding sequence ATGTTCGATAATCTCTCCACCAAGCTCGATAAAGCTATCAAAACCCTCAAAGGGCAGGGTAGCATCTCGGAAATCAACGTCGCCGCCACCGTTAAGGAAATTCGCCGGGCGCTGGTCGATGCCGACGTTAACTATAAGGTTGCCAAGGAAGTAACCGACAAGATTAAGGACGAGGCGATGGGCCGCGACGTGCTCACGGCCATCTCGCCGGGCCAGCTCATGGTCAAAATCGTCTACGATGAGCTGACCCAGCTCATGGGCGGCGAAAAGCAGGATATCGTCATTAAGGGCGACCCGGCCGTGGTACTGCTCTCGGGTCTGCAGGGCTCGGGCAAAACGACCTTCGCCGGCAAGCTGGCCAGCTTTATCAAAAAGCAGAACCGCACCGTGCTGCTAGTGGCCTGCGACGTATATCGCCCCGCCGCCATCGACCAGCTCAAAGTGCTCGGCGAGCAGATTGGGGTAGAAGTTTATTCAGAGCCGGAAAATAAAAATCCGGTCGAGATTTCGCAGAACGCCATCGCCTACGCGAAGCAAAACAACAAGAAGGTCGTCATCGTGGACACCGCCGGCCGCCTGGCCGTGGATGAGCAGATGATGCGCGAGATTGAGGCCGTGAAGCGCGCCATCAACCCCAGCGAAACCTTGTTTGTGGTGGATTCGATGACCGGCCAGGACGCCGTAAATACCGCCAAAACCTTCAACGACCGGCTGAATTTCGACGGGGTAGTGCTCACTAAGCTCGACGGCGACAGCCGCGGCGGCGCGGCTCTCTCCATTCGCGCGGTGGTCGAAAAGCCCATCAAGTTCATCTCGACGGGCGAGAAGATGGAGGCGCTGGACCTCTTCTACCCTGACCGCATGGCCCAGCGCATCCTGGGCATGGGCGACGTGATTTCGCTCGTAGAGCGCGCTCAGCAGCAGTTCGACGAGGATGAGGCCAAGCGCATCAATGCCAAGATTCGCAAAAACCAGTTCGACTTCAACGACTTCCTCGGCCAGCTGGAGCAAATCAAGAAGATGGGCAACCTCAAGGACTTGGTAGGCATGATTCCGGGGGCCTCTAAAATGATGAAGGACGTCGAAATCGACGACGACGCCTTTAAGCCTGTGGAGAGCATTATTAAGAGCATGACCAAGCAGGAGCGCGCCCAGCCCGACCTCATTAACGGCTCGCGCCGCCGCCGCCTCGCCGCCGGTTCGGGTACCGATATTCAGCAGGTGAATGCCCTGATGAAGCAATTTGAAGACATGCGCAAAATGATGCGCCAGATGAACAAACTCAGTCAGACCAAAGGCGGCATGGCCCAAATGGCCAAAATGATGGGCGGCATGAAAGGCGGCGCGATGCCCGGCGCGGGCCGCCGCTAA
- a CDS encoding glycosyltransferase family 4 protein, which yields MPHPTPLRLLVLTYYWPPSGGAGVQRCLKWVKYLPGLGVEPTVLTVDPDQATYPVRDESLLREVPPGVRVIRTATLEPFGSYQKLTGRAVPHGGFANEGAPTFTQKAMRFVRGNLFIPDPRRGWNAYALAAVEKLLAQGEQFDAVLTSSPPHSTQLIGLELQKKYGLRWLADLRDPWTDIYYAKDLHRTAAAAWLDARYESQVLRAADAVLVTSPETERLFRRKLPDLAKGKIVVLPNGYDEADFQSPSLPPTNCLRLTHTGTITAGYRIENLLRALADCAAAYPLVPWRLRFVGQVDAGVREQVAAAGLDTATEFLPFVPHQESVDFLLQSSALLMAIPDVALNKGILPGKVFEYLAAHKPIVCVGPAGSDADKILREAGAGQALPYDDYALMRRTLDALAERWQQHTNLDLPPTPLVARYARQAQAARLAELVPAGRTARRG from the coding sequence GTGCCCCACCCTACCCCCCTTCGCTTGCTCGTACTCACGTATTACTGGCCGCCTTCGGGTGGGGCGGGCGTGCAGCGCTGCCTGAAATGGGTGAAATACCTGCCCGGCTTGGGCGTGGAGCCGACCGTGCTGACCGTAGACCCCGACCAGGCGACTTACCCCGTGCGCGACGAAAGCCTGCTGCGCGAGGTGCCGCCAGGCGTGCGCGTCATTCGCACCGCTACGCTGGAGCCGTTTGGCTCATACCAGAAACTGACGGGTAGGGCCGTGCCGCACGGCGGCTTTGCCAACGAGGGCGCGCCGACGTTTACCCAAAAAGCCATGCGCTTCGTGCGGGGCAATTTGTTTATTCCAGACCCGCGCCGGGGCTGGAATGCCTACGCGCTGGCGGCCGTGGAAAAGCTATTGGCGCAGGGCGAGCAGTTTGACGCGGTGCTGACTTCCTCGCCGCCGCATTCTACGCAACTCATTGGTTTAGAACTGCAAAAGAAGTACGGCCTGCGCTGGCTGGCCGACCTGCGCGACCCCTGGACGGATATTTACTACGCCAAGGACCTGCACCGCACGGCCGCCGCCGCCTGGCTCGACGCGCGTTACGAAAGCCAGGTACTGCGCGCTGCCGATGCCGTGCTGGTGACCTCGCCCGAGACCGAGCGGCTGTTTCGGCGCAAGCTACCCGACCTGGCCAAGGGCAAAATCGTGGTGCTGCCCAACGGTTATGATGAGGCTGATTTTCAGAGCCCATCCTTACCCCCCACCAACTGCCTGCGCCTGACGCATACCGGCACCATCACGGCGGGCTACCGCATCGAAAACCTGCTGCGGGCGCTGGCCGACTGCGCGGCCGCCTACCCCCTGGTGCCGTGGCGGCTGCGCTTCGTGGGGCAGGTTGATGCGGGCGTACGCGAGCAGGTGGCGGCGGCCGGGCTGGACACAGCCACCGAGTTTCTGCCCTTCGTGCCGCACCAGGAATCGGTTGATTTTCTGCTGCAAAGTAGCGCGTTATTGATGGCCATTCCCGACGTAGCGCTGAACAAAGGCATCCTGCCGGGGAAGGTGTTTGAGTACCTGGCGGCGCATAAACCCATCGTGTGCGTGGGGCCGGCCGGCTCCGATGCCGACAAGATTTTGCGGGAAGCGGGCGCCGGGCAGGCCCTGCCCTACGACGACTACGCGCTGATGCGCCGCACCCTGGATGCGCTAGCCGAGCGCTGGCAGCAACATACTAACCTCGACCTGCCCCCTACCCCCTTGGTGGCGCGCTACGCGCGGCAGGCGCAGGCGGCACGGCTGGCCGAGCTGGTGCCCGCTGGCCGGACCGCCCGGCGGGGGTAG
- the pseB gene encoding UDP-N-acetylglucosamine 4,6-dehydratase (inverting), which produces MALDLNGKSLLITGGTGSFGKQFVRTIFKLYPGVRRLIVFSRDELKQYEMSQEFSPSKYPAIRFFIGDVRDPQRLQRACEGVDIIVHAAALKQVPAAEYNPMECIKTNIFGAENVINAALDCGVKDVVALSTDKAAAPINLYGATKLCSDKLFVAANNMKGARDLRLSVVRYGNVIGSRGSVVPFFLQQRHTGVLPITHPDMTRFNISLEEGVDLVLYALEHAWGGEIFVPKIPSYKITEVARAIGPDCEQQVVGIRPGEKLHEEMITQTDALSTVELDRYYVILPTTSPGWKESDFIRHFNAKRVPENFHYDSANNDEWLSAERIREEIRLHVDPSFS; this is translated from the coding sequence ATGGCCCTCGACCTCAACGGCAAGTCTTTGCTCATTACCGGCGGCACCGGCTCGTTCGGCAAGCAGTTTGTACGTACCATTTTCAAGCTCTACCCTGGGGTGCGCCGGCTGATTGTGTTTTCGCGCGATGAGCTGAAGCAGTATGAGATGAGCCAGGAGTTTTCGCCAAGCAAGTACCCGGCCATCCGATTTTTTATCGGTGACGTGCGCGACCCGCAACGCCTGCAACGGGCCTGCGAGGGCGTGGATATTATTGTTCACGCCGCCGCCCTCAAGCAGGTGCCCGCCGCCGAGTACAACCCCATGGAGTGCATCAAGACCAACATCTTTGGGGCCGAAAACGTGATAAACGCCGCCCTCGACTGTGGCGTGAAAGACGTAGTGGCGCTGAGCACCGACAAGGCCGCCGCACCCATTAACCTCTACGGTGCCACCAAGCTGTGCTCGGACAAGCTTTTCGTAGCGGCTAATAACATGAAAGGTGCCAGAGACTTGCGCCTGTCGGTGGTGCGCTACGGCAACGTAATTGGCTCGCGGGGGTCGGTGGTGCCGTTCTTTTTGCAGCAGCGGCATACGGGCGTGCTACCCATTACGCACCCCGATATGACGCGCTTCAATATCTCGCTCGAAGAAGGGGTAGACCTGGTGCTGTATGCACTGGAGCACGCCTGGGGCGGCGAGATTTTCGTGCCTAAAATCCCATCGTATAAAATTACGGAGGTAGCCCGCGCCATTGGGCCCGACTGCGAGCAGCAGGTAGTGGGCATTCGGCCGGGCGAGAAACTGCATGAAGAGATGATAACCCAAACCGACGCGCTGAGTACCGTGGAGTTGGACCGCTACTACGTCATCCTGCCCACTACTTCGCCGGGCTGGAAGGAAAGTGATTTTATCCGGCATTTCAACGCCAAGCGCGTGCCGGAGAACTTTCACTACGACTCGGCCAACAACGACGAGTGGCTGAGCGCCGAGCGAATCCGGGAGGAAATTCGGCTGCATGTGGACCCATCGTTTTCGTGA